One Ilumatobacter fluminis genomic window, GCGGCACCGTCGTCTCGGGGACGGTGGAGGAATCGTCGCCGGGCACCGTCGTGTCGGGAACGGTCGTCGTCGATGTCGTCGACGCGAACGTGAAGCTCGGCGGCGTCGGCGACGTGGTCGGTTCGTCGTCGCTGCACGCAGCGACGAGCATCAGCCCGGCGACGGTGAGCGCGGCAACGGTCCTGCTCGTCGGCATGGGCTCATCTTGCCCAACGCGAGCAGCGAAACCTCGGCAATCCGGTGTGACCCGTACCGCCCCGGGCACTCAGCCGGTCTGGTCGGCGAAGAACCAACCACGGCGCGGGCCGTCACCCGCCTCGCGGCCGTGTTCGATGAACCACTCGGTGCCGAACGCCTGGGCGAACGCGTCCATGGGCATCTGGAGGAAGAAGCTCGAGTCGGTGACCTGGCTGCGGTGCGCCGCGATCGATCGGCGTTTGCGTTCGGCCCAGTCGGCGACGTCGACGGCCAGGGTGATCTCGGCTTCGGGGGTACCCATCGGGTTGCCGTCGTCCATCGGGCCGTCCGGGTCGAACTCGTCGGGGCCGAAGTCGAGCCCCTGTTCCTTGGCCGACTCGATGCCGCGTCGCATGTCGTCGCGGTTCATCGTCGATTCGACGACCCGCAGCGCCGGCAGGTCGTCGGCAACCAGCTCCTCGGCTCGGCAGCCGACCTCGTGCACCCGGATGTGATCGGGGTGCCCGTAGCCGCCGTGCCAGTCGTAGATCGTCAGCACGTCGGCCGCTTCGTCACGCAGGATCTGAGCGAGCCGGCCCGCGGCCTCGTCGAGATCGGCGTTGGCGAAGGCGTGGTCGTGACCGTTTCCTTCCCAGCCGGTCATCCCCGAGTCGTGGTAGTCGAGGAACTCGACGCGGTGGATGCCGAGCGCTTCGGCCGACGCCATCGTCTCGGCCTTGCGACG contains:
- a CDS encoding PIG-L deacetylase family protein translates to MATLVCFHAHPDDEAIATGGTMARASDEGHRVVLVVATDGIHGERPDDLGADESLVDRRKAETMASAEALGIHRVEFLDYHDSGMTGWEGNGHDHAFANADLDEAAGRLAQILRDEAADVLTIYDWHGGYGHPDHIRVHEVGCRAEELVADDLPALRVVESTMNRDDMRRGIESAKEQGLDFGPDEFDPDGPMDDGNPMGTPEAEITLAVDVADWAERKRRSIAAHRSQVTDSSFFLQMPMDAFAQAFGTEWFIEHGREAGDGPRRGWFFADQTG